The Mesobacillus jeotgali genome window below encodes:
- a CDS encoding nucleotide excision repair endonuclease: MIKIELPAPDVVITRSKQLGEKVEAVISSEYGFTDYHRIPRDKGGIILFFNADDELMFVGKARKLRPRVKKHFEDNVSPIKNHRHEVNKIAVITVVDPVDREIYETYAINVLKAKYNVDKVFYK, encoded by the coding sequence GTGATTAAAATTGAACTGCCAGCACCAGATGTAGTCATCACACGAAGCAAGCAATTAGGAGAAAAGGTTGAAGCGGTCATCAGCAGCGAATATGGTTTTACCGATTACCACCGTATTCCCAGGGATAAAGGCGGAATCATCTTGTTTTTCAACGCGGACGACGAATTGATGTTCGTAGGGAAAGCCCGCAAGCTTAGACCACGCGTAAAAAAACATTTTGAGGATAATGTATCCCCTATCAAAAACCATCGTCATGAAGTCAACAAGATTGCTGTCATTACAGTGGTCGATCCGGTAGACAGAGAAATTTATGAAACCTATGCCATCAACGTACTTAAAGCCAAGTATAATGTCGATAAGGTATTCTATAAATAA
- a CDS encoding nucleotidyltransferase domain-containing protein, with product MNKKARLTPFVTAEMFVKEHFPDCDAALLAGSVTRGEATDTSDLDIVIFDKTVPAAYRESLIAYGWPIEVFVHNFVSYKLFFESDIKRARPSLPRMVAEGMVIKESDFLQGIIEEAKRMIEIGPEEWSEKEIEFKRYFITDTLDDFIGSDNKAEEIFIAGTLAEQLQEFVLRTNKRWVGKSKWVVRELNRFDPVFTQQFVEAFSHYYNTGNKNKVTGLADQILGPFGGRLFDGFSIK from the coding sequence ATGAACAAGAAAGCAAGGTTAACACCTTTTGTAACAGCGGAAATGTTCGTTAAGGAACATTTTCCTGACTGCGACGCAGCGCTTTTAGCTGGGAGTGTCACAAGGGGAGAAGCAACGGACACCTCTGATTTGGATATCGTGATATTCGATAAGACTGTTCCAGCAGCATACAGAGAGTCATTAATTGCCTATGGATGGCCAATTGAGGTGTTTGTCCATAATTTCGTTTCTTATAAGCTTTTTTTCGAGAGTGATATTAAAAGAGCGAGACCAAGTTTACCGAGAATGGTTGCGGAAGGAATGGTTATCAAGGAAAGCGATTTTCTTCAAGGGATCATTGAAGAAGCAAAAAGAATGATTGAAATAGGACCAGAGGAGTGGAGCGAGAAGGAGATTGAATTTAAACGATATTTCATAACCGATACGCTTGATGATTTCATTGGGTCTGATAACAAAGCAGAGGAAATCTTCATTGCAGGTACGCTGGCTGAACAGCTTCAAGAATTTGTGTTAAGGACAAACAAGCGATGGGTCGGCAAGTCAAAATGGGTGGTGAGGGAATTAAATCGTTTTGACCCTGTATTCACACAACAATTTGTAGAAGCCTTTTCCCATTATTACAACACAGGTAATAAAAACAAAGTCACAGGATTGGCCGATCAGATTTTAGGACCCTTCGGGGGAAGATTATTTGACGGCTTTTCGATAAAATAA
- a CDS encoding sensor histidine kinase encodes MIKKFFNSLRITGISPYIWTILGILPFYFIWQMPTTVGKVVGIILTLLFFLVYWLAFISKGWTVYLWTCILIGISIASTSLFSYIYFAFFIAYFIGNIKDRIPFLVLYFIHLVGTSIVINFEIVLQEDFFIRQLPIIVIVWIGVILLPFSIHNKNERGELEEKLEDANKRISELVKLEERQRIARDLHDTLGQKLSLIGLKSDLARKLINKDPELVKEELKDVQQTARTALNEVRKMVAEMRGIRVRDELVHVRQMLKAAEIEFIGNEEEFNLNNVSLLSENILSMCLKEAVTNIVKHSKASACSISIKQSEQELFAQVSDNGVGNIADEDLYKGSGLQGMRERLEFVNGTLEILSEDGTTLVIKIPKVLKQTGREDLI; translated from the coding sequence ATGATCAAAAAGTTTTTTAATTCGCTTAGGATTACGGGGATTTCTCCATACATCTGGACCATTCTAGGAATACTGCCTTTTTACTTCATTTGGCAGATGCCAACGACGGTAGGCAAAGTTGTCGGTATCATTCTGACTCTTTTGTTCTTTCTCGTCTATTGGCTCGCCTTTATTTCAAAAGGCTGGACGGTATATCTTTGGACTTGTATTTTGATAGGTATTTCAATTGCGTCAACAAGTTTGTTCAGTTACATATATTTCGCTTTTTTCATTGCATATTTCATTGGGAACATCAAGGACCGGATTCCATTCCTGGTTCTGTATTTCATCCATCTAGTTGGGACTTCGATTGTGATCAATTTTGAAATTGTCCTGCAAGAAGACTTTTTCATCAGACAGCTGCCGATCATCGTGATTGTATGGATTGGTGTCATCCTTCTTCCGTTCAGTATCCATAACAAAAACGAACGAGGAGAGCTGGAAGAAAAGCTTGAGGATGCGAACAAGCGGATCTCAGAGTTGGTTAAACTGGAAGAGCGGCAAAGGATAGCCCGTGATCTGCACGATACACTCGGCCAAAAGCTGTCTTTGATCGGACTGAAAAGCGACTTAGCGAGGAAGCTGATCAATAAAGATCCTGAACTGGTAAAAGAAGAATTGAAAGATGTCCAGCAGACTGCCAGGACGGCTTTGAATGAGGTAAGGAAAATGGTTGCTGAAATGAGAGGAATCCGGGTCCGTGACGAACTGGTTCACGTCAGGCAGATGCTAAAAGCAGCTGAAATCGAGTTTATCGGCAATGAAGAGGAATTCAATCTCAATAATGTGTCTTTGCTATCTGAAAACATCTTGAGTATGTGTTTAAAAGAGGCCGTGACGAATATTGTTAAGCATAGTAAGGCATCAGCGTGCAGCATATCCATAAAGCAAAGTGAACAGGAATTGTTTGCGCAAGTAAGCGACAATGGCGTGGGGAATATTGCCGACGAAGACTTATATAAAGGGAGCGGTCTTCAGGGAATGCGGGAAAGACTGGAATTCGTGAATGGCACACTCGAGATTCTTTCTGAAGATGGAACAACTCTAGTAATCAAGATACCAAAAGTATTGAAACAAACTGGCAGGGAGGATCTGATATGA
- a CDS encoding response regulator transcription factor, which yields MIKIVIAEDQRMLLGALGSLLSLEDDMEVVGKASNGEEAVALAKELKPDVCVMDIEMPGKTGLEAAEELKGLGCKVIILTTFARSGYFQRALKAGVSGYLLKDSPSEELASSIRSVMGGRRIYAPELMDDVYSEENPLTDREMEVLGLVADGKNTKEIAGELSITTGTVRNYISTILDKLQVTNRIEAITQSKEKGWFK from the coding sequence ATGATTAAAATTGTCATTGCGGAGGACCAGCGCATGCTCCTGGGGGCATTAGGCTCTCTGTTGAGTCTTGAGGATGATATGGAAGTTGTGGGCAAGGCGAGCAACGGAGAGGAAGCTGTTGCTCTTGCAAAAGAGCTTAAACCGGACGTATGTGTCATGGATATTGAAATGCCTGGGAAAACAGGGCTGGAAGCAGCGGAAGAATTGAAAGGCCTGGGATGCAAGGTGATTATACTGACAACTTTTGCGCGTTCTGGATATTTTCAGAGAGCGTTGAAAGCTGGTGTGAGCGGGTACTTATTAAAGGATAGTCCATCTGAAGAGCTTGCAAGCTCGATTCGCAGCGTAATGGGGGGAAGACGGATATACGCCCCTGAACTGATGGACGATGTATATAGCGAAGAAAATCCGCTGACTGACCGGGAAATGGAAGTGCTTGGGCTCGTTGCCGACGGGAAGAATACGAAAGAAATTGCAGGAGAATTAAGTATTACGACAGGTACCGTCCGTAATTATATCTCAACGATCTTAGATAAGCTTCAAGTGACCAACAGGATTGAAGCAATCACTCAATCAAAGGAAAAAGGATGGTTTAAGTAA
- a CDS encoding multicopper oxidase domain-containing protein gives MLRKYHVVGISTRIVVNTFGDHNPNGRIYVLKENETKLKELVGKNPFKPIDLVQPLTIRANEGDVVEILFENQLPFSAGMHFQEADYYVLTSDGADAGYNPDTTAEPGEKILYRLNASQEGIHFFTDLGNISSTEQGSSVQGLFGALLVEKRGSSWTDPVTGGPINSGVYADIHHPFLPSFREYAWFFNDEMEIKDLTGNRPLNPMTNQEAESFHGVNLRYEPMTNRKKLIDAGVVCPDCDSEEVHHDSWVFGDPATPILRGYVGDPAVIRLIHGGVKETHVFHYHVHQWLGDSSNMNAELIDAQSISPQTHYSIQPLYGLGSLHGAIGDSIIHCHLYPHFGIGMWGINRVFDTLQDGSQCYPNGVRIQALKPLPDRPAPTRPTAEKPGFPNFIPGKVGYKAPRPPLGIVGGREMTELERNAGIENPRPGAVFVDPCIDQDPVVVEFNVSAIEMPVVYNKQGWHDPKARFYVMDEDLDDVLSGKKEPEPLVFHVPAGTCIRMNYTNRMPHILDGDAFQLVTRTYENGFHIHFVKFDVLACDGGNVGWNYDSAVLPGQTIRYEWYAETELKAFFFHDHLFANSHQQHGVFGAGVIQPRFSKFLDSRTGEEVDRGTQISVEHPLIPDYRDQTLFVHDFALLFDKNGRPIQPPDYPGSEDDPGVFGVNFKNEPLKFRLGEDCDPAYSFSSYVHGDPVTPILRAYEGDPIRIRLLQGAHEESHSFNIHGLRWKEERPDLGSSMKAQQHIGISESFTFETEIPGSGDYLWAFEDEEDVWLGTWGLIRAYSGKIDDLIVLADREPPKGPGETPKPTGKPPEKANPLSSLPPGAYPGSPVKKFEVVAFQTPIKYNSYGDHDPYGIIFALKEDVEDILSGKKNPVPLILRANVGDLVEVTLTSELKKELFPFPDGIHPYPPVKEQSYYPPSLRISLHTSLLNYDVKTSSGDTVGYNPDQTVGPGETITYRWFVDGQFGMCSMWDMADLRNHRSFGTFGAFIAESRFTSYLDPHSMEKINTGENVILRHPLLPATREFVLILHDGVRLEDKNGKVIIDPMDGVIPDTEVLEEVDTYDYGSRGFNYRSERLINRFREHPVMHELFSSEIFGDPATPLFEAYPGEPVVIRITTPAERRRSHTFHLHGHYWKFDSKDLDSRIQSFLGHMITGHTDDLRLIGGAGGLFNLPGDYLYRSGNIRWDIELGMWGIFRVHKDSKENLPRLEEVEGEWDDEKEA, from the coding sequence ATGTTAAGAAAATATCATGTTGTGGGGATATCTACGAGAATCGTAGTAAATACCTTTGGTGATCACAACCCTAATGGCAGAATATATGTGCTGAAGGAAAATGAAACAAAGCTTAAGGAACTCGTAGGAAAAAACCCATTCAAGCCAATCGACCTTGTTCAACCGTTAACGATTCGCGCGAATGAGGGAGATGTTGTAGAGATCCTCTTTGAGAACCAGCTTCCTTTTTCAGCGGGAATGCACTTTCAGGAAGCTGATTACTATGTTTTGACTTCTGATGGTGCGGATGCTGGCTACAATCCGGATACAACCGCAGAACCCGGTGAGAAAATCCTTTACAGACTCAATGCTAGTCAGGAAGGAATTCATTTCTTCACTGACCTGGGGAATATTTCAAGCACCGAGCAAGGATCCAGTGTTCAGGGTTTGTTCGGAGCACTGCTTGTCGAAAAAAGGGGATCCTCCTGGACAGATCCAGTTACTGGGGGGCCAATCAACAGTGGCGTCTATGCCGATATACACCATCCTTTTCTTCCGTCCTTCAGGGAATATGCCTGGTTTTTCAATGACGAAATGGAGATTAAGGACCTGACCGGAAACCGTCCTTTGAATCCGATGACAAACCAGGAAGCTGAGTCCTTCCATGGAGTGAATCTACGCTATGAACCTATGACAAATCGGAAAAAATTAATAGATGCCGGAGTTGTATGCCCAGACTGTGATTCTGAAGAAGTGCATCATGACTCGTGGGTATTTGGTGATCCAGCTACACCGATTCTCAGGGGGTATGTCGGTGATCCTGCAGTCATAAGGCTGATTCATGGCGGTGTCAAAGAAACACATGTTTTTCATTATCATGTTCATCAGTGGCTGGGGGATTCCAGCAATATGAATGCTGAACTAATCGATGCCCAGTCCATAAGCCCCCAAACTCATTATTCCATTCAACCGCTCTATGGTCTCGGGAGCCTTCACGGTGCAATCGGTGACTCCATCATCCACTGCCACCTGTATCCCCATTTCGGCATAGGCATGTGGGGAATCAACAGGGTTTTTGACACACTGCAGGATGGAAGCCAGTGTTATCCAAATGGTGTCCGAATTCAGGCATTAAAGCCTTTACCAGACCGACCCGCACCGACAAGACCTACTGCTGAAAAACCGGGCTTCCCTAATTTCATACCTGGAAAAGTTGGCTACAAAGCCCCAAGGCCGCCGCTGGGTATTGTCGGTGGCAGGGAAATGACCGAACTGGAGCGGAATGCAGGGATTGAAAACCCTCGTCCGGGGGCTGTTTTCGTTGACCCATGCATTGACCAGGATCCAGTTGTCGTGGAGTTTAATGTCTCTGCAATTGAAATGCCAGTAGTCTATAACAAACAGGGCTGGCATGACCCGAAAGCCAGGTTTTATGTGATGGATGAAGACCTTGACGATGTCCTTTCAGGCAAGAAAGAGCCTGAGCCGCTTGTATTCCATGTTCCTGCTGGTACATGTATACGGATGAATTATACAAATCGCATGCCCCATATTTTAGATGGCGATGCTTTCCAGCTGGTGACAAGGACATATGAAAATGGTTTCCATATTCACTTTGTAAAATTCGATGTTCTCGCCTGTGACGGAGGAAATGTAGGTTGGAATTATGATAGTGCAGTCCTTCCTGGCCAGACGATTCGTTATGAATGGTATGCCGAAACCGAGTTAAAAGCGTTTTTCTTCCATGACCATTTATTTGCCAACTCACACCAGCAGCATGGAGTTTTTGGAGCAGGCGTAATCCAGCCGCGTTTTTCGAAATTCCTTGACTCAAGAACGGGTGAAGAGGTGGATCGTGGTACTCAGATTTCAGTTGAACACCCATTGATTCCGGATTATCGGGACCAAACCCTTTTTGTCCATGACTTTGCCCTTTTATTTGACAAAAACGGTCGACCCATCCAGCCGCCAGATTATCCTGGATCAGAGGATGACCCAGGTGTCTTTGGTGTTAACTTTAAAAATGAACCGCTGAAATTCAGGCTTGGTGAAGATTGCGATCCTGCTTATTCCTTCAGCTCTTATGTTCACGGGGACCCTGTGACACCGATTTTAAGGGCGTATGAAGGAGACCCAATCAGGATCAGGCTATTGCAAGGAGCCCATGAGGAATCGCACAGCTTCAATATTCATGGTTTAAGATGGAAAGAAGAGCGGCCTGACCTGGGTTCATCCATGAAAGCGCAGCAGCATATCGGGATTTCGGAATCCTTTACATTTGAGACTGAAATACCAGGCTCAGGTGATTATCTATGGGCATTTGAGGATGAGGAAGATGTATGGCTCGGGACATGGGGGTTAATCCGAGCGTACAGCGGGAAAATAGACGATTTGATCGTATTGGCTGACCGCGAGCCGCCAAAAGGGCCAGGTGAAACTCCAAAGCCTACGGGTAAACCGCCTGAGAAAGCAAATCCTCTGTCCAGTCTCCCTCCAGGCGCTTATCCTGGTTCACCAGTCAAGAAGTTCGAGGTAGTCGCATTCCAGACACCGATTAAATATAATTCTTATGGCGATCATGACCCATATGGAATTATTTTTGCATTAAAAGAGGATGTGGAAGATATCCTATCAGGCAAAAAGAATCCCGTGCCACTTATCCTGAGGGCGAACGTGGGTGACCTTGTTGAAGTAACCCTGACAAGTGAGTTAAAGAAGGAACTCTTTCCTTTTCCAGACGGAATCCATCCGTACCCGCCTGTTAAAGAACAATCCTATTATCCTCCCTCACTAAGGATTTCACTTCATACCAGCTTGTTGAACTATGATGTAAAGACTTCAAGCGGAGATACTGTTGGATACAATCCTGACCAGACAGTTGGTCCTGGCGAAACAATCACGTATAGATGGTTTGTAGACGGACAGTTCGGAATGTGTTCGATGTGGGATATGGCCGATCTCCGGAATCACCGTTCATTTGGGACATTCGGTGCATTTATTGCTGAATCGAGGTTTACATCTTACCTTGATCCTCACAGCATGGAAAAAATAAATACAGGCGAAAATGTGATTCTTCGTCATCCGTTACTGCCGGCAACAAGAGAATTTGTCCTCATATTACACGATGGTGTAAGGCTGGAGGATAAGAATGGTAAAGTCATCATTGATCCGATGGATGGAGTGATACCAGATACTGAGGTACTCGAAGAGGTCGATACGTACGATTATGGGTCAAGGGGATTTAATTATCGAAGTGAGAGGCTGATCAATCGATTCAGGGAACACCCAGTAATGCACGAACTCTTCTCTTCAGAAATTTTCGGGGATCCCGCTACCCCTCTATTCGAAGCTTATCCGGGTGAGCCAGTGGTAATACGAATTACCACACCAGCAGAAAGGCGAAGATCGCATACCTTCCACTTGCACGGACATTATTGGAAGTTCGATAGTAAGGATCTTGATTCACGAATCCAGTCTTTTTTGGGTCATATGATAACGGGGCATACTGATGATTTGCGTTTGATTGGTGGAGCAGGAGGACTATTCAATTTACCTGGGGATTACTTGTACCGCTCTGGCAATATCCGTTGGGACATAGAATTGGGAATGTGGGGAATCTTCCGGGTCCATAAGGATTCGAAAGAAAACCTGCCCCGTCTTGAGGAAGTTGAAGGGGAGTGGGACGATGAAAAAGAGGCATAA
- the queC gene encoding 7-cyano-7-deazaguanine synthase QueC, with protein sequence MKKEKAVVVFSGGQDSTTCLFWAMREFEEVEAVTFDYNQRHRTEIQCAKEIASELGIKHHVLDMSLLNQLAPNALTRNDIEVKEGEDGNLPTTFVPGRNLLFLSFAGVLASQVNAKHIITGVCETDFSGYPDCRDQFIKSLNVTLNLSMDQNFVIHTPLMWLNKAQTWKLADELDAFEYIRTKTLTCYNGIIAEGCGICPSCQLRKNGLAEYLETVGKK encoded by the coding sequence ATGAAAAAGGAAAAAGCAGTTGTTGTGTTCAGCGGCGGACAGGATAGTACAACGTGCTTGTTTTGGGCCATGAGGGAATTCGAAGAAGTTGAGGCAGTTACTTTCGATTACAACCAGAGGCACAGGACAGAAATTCAATGCGCAAAAGAAATCGCAAGCGAGCTCGGGATCAAGCATCATGTTCTGGATATGAGTTTGCTTAACCAGCTTGCGCCAAACGCGCTTACCCGGAATGATATTGAAGTAAAGGAAGGGGAAGATGGAAATCTGCCTACGACCTTTGTGCCGGGGAGAAATTTATTATTTTTATCCTTTGCAGGCGTGCTAGCTAGTCAAGTGAACGCTAAACACATCATAACAGGTGTGTGCGAAACGGATTTCAGCGGCTACCCGGATTGCAGGGATCAATTCATTAAATCGTTGAATGTGACTCTTAATCTATCAATGGACCAGAACTTTGTCATTCATACACCATTGATGTGGCTGAACAAGGCTCAAACCTGGAAGTTGGCTGATGAACTGGACGCTTTTGAATATATCAGGACAAAAACACTGACTTGCTATAACGGAATCATTGCAGAAGGATGCGGGATATGCCCATCTTGTCAGCTAAGGAAAAATGGTCTTGCCGAGTACCTTGAGACAGTCGGAAAAAAATGA
- a CDS encoding ABC transporter permease subunit, whose translation MKNGFWLLKKAITKALYSLALIGTSLLGIASLLSFTALFNFDRKNGEHLALSIDGFLQQFQMIFSQLLDFSFNSVLDYAKNPNVLDGFVNSYQVLGISLATIILLGSMIGFLVILSPIKLRKRLHHFLDHFEGLPDLLFIFIINMMNIYLLKEFNFKIFPMYGFGSSQPIAFPVIVTSFLPAILYGLYLIKCMEEEEHAHYVHLGFSKGLSRSYLYFAYILRNILPVLTLKFRIILYMLLSNLILVEHMYHYEMTLTNQILYQVFRGEHVLPLIYGIGILILPIIIFESLMKLVVRQTVIRKRGEFQL comes from the coding sequence ATGAAAAATGGATTTTGGCTACTAAAGAAAGCCATAACTAAAGCACTTTATAGTTTGGCATTGATAGGAACTTCCTTGCTTGGTATAGCGTCTCTACTTTCTTTCACAGCATTATTTAACTTTGATAGAAAGAATGGTGAACATTTAGCACTATCGATTGATGGATTTCTGCAGCAATTTCAAATGATCTTCAGTCAATTATTAGATTTCAGCTTCAACAGTGTTTTAGATTACGCAAAAAACCCTAATGTTTTGGATGGATTTGTGAATTCTTATCAGGTACTTGGCATATCACTGGCTACAATCATCCTACTGGGTAGTATGATCGGATTCCTGGTCATACTATCGCCTATAAAGCTAAGGAAAAGATTGCATCATTTTTTGGATCATTTTGAAGGGCTTCCCGATCTTCTGTTTATTTTCATTATAAATATGATGAATATCTATCTGTTGAAGGAATTTAACTTTAAAATTTTTCCTATGTACGGCTTTGGATCTTCACAACCAATAGCATTTCCTGTCATCGTTACATCTTTCTTGCCTGCCATCCTTTATGGCTTATATCTCATAAAATGTATGGAAGAGGAGGAACATGCTCATTACGTTCATTTAGGATTTTCCAAGGGTTTATCCAGGTCCTACTTATATTTTGCTTACATACTTCGGAATATCCTGCCAGTTTTAACTCTTAAATTCCGGATCATTCTTTATATGCTGCTCTCCAACCTGATCCTGGTTGAGCATATGTACCATTATGAGATGACTCTTACAAACCAGATTCTTTATCAGGTTTTCAGGGGTGAACATGTATTGCCGCTAATCTATGGAATTGGCATTTTGATTCTCCCAATAATCATATTCGAGTCTCTTATGAAACTAGTAGTCAGACAGACTGTGATCAGGAAAAGAGGAGAATTCCAGTTATGA
- a CDS encoding VUT family protein, giving the protein MRIFLYLISIITANVITAALAPLHFGMFIVPMGTLLIGATFIFRDLVQNKYGRKKTYMFIGLALVLSAIVSFLLGDTLNIVVASALSFAVAETTDTEIYTRLKLPMSWRVFYSGLVGGLLDSIIFVIIGLSPLGANFLPWEAVPAAILGQVIVKTIIQGMGAVLLNPIHNIFNNKAMSN; this is encoded by the coding sequence ATGAGGATCTTTTTATACTTAATTTCAATTATAACGGCAAATGTGATTACAGCTGCGCTTGCACCGCTTCATTTCGGCATGTTCATCGTACCGATGGGAACATTGCTAATAGGGGCTACATTCATTTTTCGAGATCTTGTACAAAATAAGTATGGGCGTAAGAAAACTTATATGTTCATCGGTCTGGCTCTTGTCCTGTCAGCCATCGTATCTTTTCTTCTAGGCGATACACTTAATATAGTCGTTGCCTCTGCATTAAGCTTTGCTGTCGCCGAAACGACTGACACAGAGATTTATACACGGCTCAAGCTGCCAATGAGCTGGAGAGTATTCTACAGTGGTTTGGTCGGCGGCCTGCTTGATTCAATCATTTTCGTCATAATTGGCCTTAGCCCGCTTGGTGCAAACTTCCTTCCATGGGAAGCGGTACCCGCGGCAATTCTAGGCCAGGTTATCGTTAAAACCATCATTCAGGGAATGGGAGCTGTTTTGCTTAACCCGATTCATAACATTTTTAATAATAAAGCGATGTCTAACTAG
- a CDS encoding SDR family oxidoreductase has product MVKTAIVTGSSSGFGELIAIELAKTGFQVIATMRNLNKKEHLLKLAEAEEVKDKITIYQLDVTRHETIEKFKEYIQCLDSVDLLVNNAGYAQGGFSEELSVGEYRTQFETNFFGVIAVTNAILPYMRKQGSGRIINMSSISGRFGFPGLSAYVSSKHALEGYSESLRLELKPLGIDVVLIEPGSYKTNIWQSIENVSLSNESPYELMKDSILKILTTGQDSYGNPHDVARLAAQIASNENTPTLRYPIGKGVKNMIQLKNFLPWKTIERILLKKLKI; this is encoded by the coding sequence ATTGTGAAAACAGCAATTGTGACAGGCTCCTCTAGTGGCTTCGGAGAATTGATTGCCATCGAACTGGCTAAAACCGGTTTCCAGGTAATCGCAACTATGCGAAACCTCAATAAAAAAGAACACTTGCTGAAACTTGCAGAAGCTGAAGAAGTGAAAGACAAGATTACCATTTATCAATTGGATGTAACAAGGCACGAAACGATCGAGAAATTCAAAGAGTACATACAATGCCTTGATTCTGTGGATTTGCTCGTTAACAATGCTGGCTATGCTCAGGGGGGATTTTCCGAGGAACTTTCAGTGGGTGAATATCGAACACAATTTGAAACGAACTTTTTTGGGGTTATTGCCGTCACAAACGCAATCCTTCCTTACATGCGTAAGCAAGGATCAGGTAGAATCATAAATATGAGCAGCATCAGCGGAAGATTTGGATTCCCAGGATTGTCTGCCTATGTTTCTTCAAAACATGCTCTTGAGGGTTACAGTGAAAGCTTAAGGCTAGAGCTAAAACCCTTGGGAATAGATGTAGTCCTTATCGAACCCGGTTCATACAAAACAAACATATGGCAAAGTATCGAAAATGTATCATTATCCAATGAGTCACCATATGAGTTAATGAAAGACTCCATCTTAAAAATACTAACAACCGGCCAAGATTCTTATGGAAATCCGCACGATGTTGCAAGGCTTGCAGCGCAAATTGCATCAAACGAAAACACACCAACCCTAAGATACCCTATTGGAAAAGGTGTCAAGAACATGATTCAGTTAAAGAACTTCCTTCCTTGGAAAACAATCGAAAGAATCCTTTTGAAAAAATTGAAGATATAA
- a CDS encoding fatty acid desaturase, producing MATHNAKELRKQVAPYESSNIKDSIIQIINTVIPFLVLWFLAYQSLEISYLLTLGIAVLAAGFMIRIFIIFHDCTHHSFFKNRTANKVVGTLTGVLTLFPYSQWGHEHSVHHATSSNLDKRGTGDIWVLTVDEYMAAPMWKKLAYRMYRNPFVMFVLGPIYIVLITNRFNRKGARMKERLNTYLTNVLIFGISGLLIWAIGWKAFLMVEGPIFFIAGMFGIWLFYVQHTFEDSYFEADKDWEYLRAAVEGSSYYQLPKVLQWITGNIGYHHVHHLSPRVPNYKLEEVHKNTKPLQNVPTITLSTSLTSLKFRLWDEKNKQFISFKEMKAYKHNGKLTAQTKPEL from the coding sequence ATGGCAACTCACAACGCAAAAGAACTTAGAAAACAGGTCGCCCCTTATGAAAGTTCTAACATTAAAGATAGTATCATTCAAATAATCAATACGGTCATTCCATTTTTAGTTTTATGGTTTCTGGCCTACCAAAGCCTTGAGATTTCCTATTTGTTAACTCTTGGAATCGCTGTTCTTGCAGCTGGTTTCATGATCCGGATTTTCATTATCTTCCATGACTGTACGCATCATTCATTTTTCAAAAATCGTACAGCAAATAAAGTGGTTGGTACGCTCACCGGTGTTCTGACATTGTTCCCTTATAGCCAGTGGGGCCATGAACACTCTGTCCACCACGCAACAAGCAGCAACTTGGACAAGCGTGGGACAGGCGACATTTGGGTATTGACAGTTGACGAATATATGGCTGCTCCAATGTGGAAAAAACTTGCATACAGAATGTACCGCAATCCATTTGTGATGTTTGTACTCGGGCCGATATATATCGTTTTGATTACGAACCGTTTCAACCGGAAAGGTGCGAGGATGAAGGAGCGCTTGAACACCTATCTAACGAATGTGTTGATCTTTGGAATTTCTGGTCTTTTGATATGGGCTATTGGCTGGAAAGCATTCTTAATGGTAGAAGGTCCAATCTTCTTCATCGCTGGAATGTTTGGCATCTGGTTATTCTATGTACAGCATACTTTTGAGGATTCATATTTCGAAGCCGATAAGGATTGGGAATACTTGCGGGCTGCTGTCGAGGGTAGCTCATATTATCAGCTTCCTAAAGTGCTTCAGTGGATTACTGGTAACATCGGCTACCACCATGTGCACCATTTAAGCCCTAGGGTTCCAAATTATAAGCTTGAAGAGGTCCACAAGAATACTAAGCCTTTGCAAAATGTGCCGACAATCACACTTTCTACAAGCTTAACTTCATTGAAATTCCGTTTGTGGGATGAAAAGAATAAGCAGTTTATCAGCTTCAAGGAAATGAAAGCCTATAAGCACAATGGTAAATTAACTGCTCAGACAAAGCCTGAACTATAA